TTTTGCAACTACGCTATATAATCTGCATTGGCAATGTAGATATGCATACAGCCACACTAGAAAATACTCGAGGTGGAAATGTATACATATGTGAGTACAACTTTAATACAATCCCATAtcagaaatcacatcaaaaTCACTGGTAGGTACACTGCAAATCCACAACAGACAACTAAATACAATGCTAATATTTGATAAATCCAGAGAGTCATACATAACAGGAAATGGTATATTAGACATACATGGAGAAAATGAAAACTCACAAAGTAGATGCACTATGCACAGGGGCAAAGTCGCCTGGTAAATGGATGTGAACCATCACAAGAAAGCATCGCTTGTGCTCGAGTAAACAAGCATGCTCCAGGATTCTGAAAGTCATCAAAGAACAGATAGAGTTTAGTTAAGTGTACCAGGATTGAATTTTGATTGGCATAACAGGATTGAATTTAATGCtaagtttcataatttttacataGATTTCTCTTCTAAATGCAAACACGCCTGTATTGTTGAAATGAATGTTCAAAACAACAGCATTTCAATTTTGAGTTGTTCCCTTTGTTTCAGGAAAACATTTTGATCACACTTTAGGACGATATATGATCTTGATTCTAATAACTGccatatcataaaaaaaaaattaataaaaaaaaaagccttgcAGTTTTAATATATAGAAGCTCTAAAGATTTGGGCaacaaaaagttaataaatatgaaacttgcATCTGTTTGGAGCAGAACAGAATCATTATTGCAGTGGAGGAAGAGGGCTACTGGCATCCTTCCAATGTGGAAGTTAAGGATTCAAGCAACCCCATAAAGGCCGAGTACAAAAAAGAATTTTGGAGAGGGTAGCCTTCAGCCTATATTGACTTGTAAATGAAACCAACAAGCCTCCCCAAAACAcacaaaacagaataaaaaaagaattttttgatGGGACACCCCCTGTGCTATGCCCAATTTGGAATTAGGAtgcgtttttcttttttgtgcaaTAGCTCCCTTGAGGTTTGAGATTTTTAGCAATAGCCCCTTCTGTTACAATTTCTGTCCATCACCATTAAGAGATGACACATGGTCTTATCATAGGACACCATgcgtaatttattttttcttaaaaaattaagttaaaaaataagagattttttcctgataatttatataaatcttttattttttaacttaattttttaagaaaaaataaattcatgcgCGGCATCCTATGATAAGACCATGTGTCATCTATTAATGGTGATGGGCGGAAATTATATAGAAAGGACTAATGCTAAAAATTTGAAACCACAAGAGAGGGGAATTCCTCCGGCTTGCCCTTAGTCTCAGTTTCCCCAAAACCTCCACCCACACACATTTCGAGGATAAGCACGTATGGGCTCACATGTTATGTAACACAAATCTATGTTTAAGGAATGAGGTATGGATCAAGGTTGCACTGATGGCCCTCAATGTTTATGGAATTTCCCCTCCCAGGCATGCATTTCCCAACCAAAAAAAGTTAAGGGATATCATATTTAATCTAAGATGGTGTAGAAGTGCTCCAAACACCAACACCAGATGATCTTTGCAATATAGAGAATTTTAAGATGTTGCAATGctaagtgagaaaaaaaaaaaaaaaaaaaactaggaatgaaaaacaaatcaaaactgACTAGCCATTGACTGCCCATATTGTAATATCGAACCTTCTATGAGTACCAATCTCTCAATAGATAGAATACACACTTTTAATCAGCATTGTTATCTAGGAAAAGACAAAGCATAGAAATATGAAAACTTTGGTGCAAAAGCGCAAGTATACCAGATTTTTAGGGGCATCATCAACAACTTCTGCAGGTTGATCTGCTCCCATGCTTGCCAAGCAAGCTCCTTTGCAGGTCATATATTTCTGCATACTGTTTCGTAAACAAATCACAGCGTGGGCAATTTATGTATTAGTCTGATAGAAAGCAAGAGTAATTAACTTATAAAGGGAAAGTCAAAATGCATTATATTCTTGTTTGCTCAATGGAACTTCTTAGGCAGCTAGTATCATATCATCCCAAGGAAGATTGGTCTCCAGGCATTTAAAACGGGCCTATGAAACTTTACATAAAAGCTCATTAATCATTGAAAAGGGTAGGTAAAATCATAATGACCTccccaaaataaaagaaaagaaaagagactcAATCATAATATTAAGAAGCTAAAAATCAAGATAGTAAATTAGTATCTGTGATCAAATAAATGCTATGAATGTGATTCTTCTTTGCGCAACTAATCAATTCATAGGAAGGCCAAATGCCCCATAAAATTGTTTTCCTTCGTCCAAAAGAGATggggaaagagaagaaaaggcaCTGTCAAAAATCAACTCTTCCCTGAAAAAAAAACCACCCACAGAAGGGCAGAAAGGTTCGCAGGTAGAATATAAACATATCTTTACTTACAGCAAATTTTTTGGGtagtcacaaaaaaaaagtagagaattACTGAATTCGCATAGTTTCATCCCGGCAATTGCACATAGATCGTTGACACAAAGAAAACAGTACCTTGTGATATTTTAGCAACAATATCTCAGAAAATGGTCAAATATAATAGAACAAATGCATAATGGGTAGGTAACTTACATCTCACATTGATTCAGCACCAAAAGCTTATTTGGGACGCACGACTGCCCATTTGACTTGCAAACTGAATCGCATGACTCACTTTGTCTATCACCCAAGTGAGGGGTTCAAAGTGTAAGCTATAGTTGGAAATTCAATGGACAAGATTTTGCTCTAAACTGGGTTGGATGAAACTTTCTCCAACCCATTTAAGAAATTTCCATGTGTCTTTTGAGCATGTGAGAAGcacatgtttttttaatgaagggAAACATGGCAGTTTTATAACTTTTTGAAAAAGCATGTGCTTGTCACATGTTTAATGGACACTAGTCATTTTTATAGATGGGTTGGACCAACCGCAGGAAAACTCTGTCCATATTAAATAGATTGAAtcgaagaaacaaaaaacaatcaCCATGATTACTCACCTTCCAACAATAACGTTAATTCCATTTAGTCTTCCTTCAAGTTGTGTATTACCGGCCCCTGGTGCAGAGGAATTTAAAACATGCAAAATTCCATTTAGTCTtcctaaaagtttttgttttttgataagtaaaccaATCTAAAAGTTGAATCTTGTTTTCAATAAGGAATCACTATATCTCTATGGAAAGAACCTAGAAGAACCACATACAAAATTGTAACACACCCTCCCTGTAGACTTAAGAATGCTActtaacatttataaaaaaaaactttatacgAGCTaggtataaaaaaattctataaaatgaaaacaaataaaactttattaaataaaagagattcacaaatcacaaatcattaTTGATGGTCATAAAACATAAAGGATTGTACAAGCCATCAACGGATTAAAGGAAAAGAATGTACATGTATAAATGAGATTGAAAGTGACCGAGGATGCTCATTTATAATTGGAAgctattttaatatattgttgaCTGTATGATATAATGGCTTACTTTAAGCATGCTTTTTGTGTGAACTTAAAAGCACAAAAAAGCAcgcttttataattttttttaaaagaaattataaagtaTCATTTCAAGACCCAGAAAAGAATGTAAACAAATATTGTTGGTTATTTAGATGATAATTGAAGATCATAATATCGAATGTGAACTCGATAGTCCAAATTGGCTGCTAAATGGAATGGTACTTTATTGCTTATGTTAGCATAGAAGCTAATACCTATAATTCTTGAGCTTTTTTGGTCATGACCgaattagtatattttaattgaagCACGtactttaatttgattattactatcaaataattttttttattgagtggTTATCAATATCATGTGGAGATCAAGTATAGCACAAGAGAATTATATAAATGTTATCTTTCAGTAAAGCTTGCCCACCACGTGGTTGGGGCCACACTCATGGTGGGCCAGTGGCCGTTccagttttgtgttttttggttttcaaaagtctgttatatttaaataaaaatatgtttttattataacaatcttattttttttttatcattactattattaaaatgaattactTTAAAATTCTAAAGCTGACATGTGGCAATCTGTGAAGCTGCCACGTGTTTTTGATTAATGCTGATAGACAAAAAATGAACAAAGGGTCCTCTTTCTAATTAACTCGCATGTCATTCCACGTGGTTAATTCTAAAAAAGGCCACTGGGCACAAAACATGTTTCTGGGCCCAAAAAGGCCAGGAACACATTTCTGGGCCCAACAAATGGCCCAGACCCTATAGAAATAATGGTTAAAAAGATGTAGCAAACAAGTGCACCCAATAGAAATAATAACTACAAATTCATACGTAGACTCACCCGAAGAATTTGATGGCAGAGAAAAGCAGTGATGGAAATCACTAAGGTAAGCATTTTCATGAACCTGAAAAGttaaaactcatttcaaataGTATAACAAACTATAGCATTTCACAATCATATCAAGAGGACtacaacttcttttttttatcagtaaaaaaaagagatattatatatatgaatgaaataaacGTAATCCttgtacacgggacatatacaaagGAACTCCTAAAGACATTCTAAAGGCTAATTAACGACAAGAATTCCTGAACATTgtccccatttaatacaatattgGAAAAACAACACATtagagtgtggagaaaaaaattcttcaactccgtacttgtgcgttccttatcttcaaaacaacgggcattcctttccatccaaatacactaCATAATACACagcgggatcatcttccacactgctgccacttgattgCAACCTTGCAGCTTTGACCAACATCCCAACAAGTCCACCACCTGcataggcataacccaggcAATATTAACCCTCAGAAAGATCTCATCtcacaacacccttgttacctcacaatgtagtaatagatAGTCCACaaattctccattcttcttatACAAATAGCACCAGTCCAATACTATGCAtcatctcttcctcaagttatccgtGGTCAGTATCTTCCCAAGAGCTGCACTCCAAGCGAAGAAAGCTACTCTAAGGGGCACTCGAgccctccaaatattcttccaagggaacggAGAAATCTCAAGTTGTGTTGTCAAGATGCTATAATACACCTTGACTGTACATAACTTATGGTTATTAGACCTCCATTTCAAACTATCTCGCTGTGTCGCTGGAATCTCCGTGGAATATAATAAGCTGAAAATTTCTGAAAcaatagataattcccaatcatgtaGATCCCTATTAAAAAGGATATTCCACAGATGCATTCCATTAGAGAATATACGCACATCAGCCACTGAAACTTCCCTATCAGCTGCAATAGAATATAAGGTCGGAAAAACTCTTTCCAAAGCCTGgactccacaccacacatccctCCAAAATCTGATACGACTGCCCTCACCAACTACAAAGCGAACTTGATTTACAAAAcatggccaccccttccttatatatTTCCATAAACCCACCCCATAGCCTCCACTtacttccttagagcaccacCCACCCCAATCTACCCCATATCTAGCATCAACAGTATCCCTCCACAATGACCCCTCCTCCAGATTATATCTCCATAGTcattttcccaataaagctttattgaaaattctcaaattacaaacACCCAACCCCCCATTCACAATTGGAGCGCATACAGTCTCCCATCTAACCAAATagaatttcttctcctctcccATTCCACCCCATAGGAACGCCCTAAAGAGTTTCTCCACCCTATTCACCACCCCAacaggcataggaaacaaaaataaaaaatacgtgGGGAGATTAGTaagagtactcttgataagcGTGAGACGGCCCCCCTTCAATAAGTACACTCGTTTCCAACCAGCCagtcttttttctattttctccacTATCACATCCCATATAGCTTTATTCTTGAAAGATGCTCCCAAGGGGAGACCCAAGTATTTCATTGGAAAAGAGGACACCTTACAATCCAAGAGTCTAGCTAACCTGAGAATATTAGGAACCGcacccacaggaaccatctcagacttgcccAGATTCACCTTTAGCCCCGACACTGCCTCGAAGCAAAGTAGCAATGCTCTTAACGTTTGGATCTGGCTACTCTTTGCTTCACAGAAAActagtgtatcatctgcaaaaagaagatgtgatATGGTGATATTGCCATCCTCACCATTACCCACTTGAAAACCGAATAAAAACCCTCCCCCAACCGCAGCCTGCACCATCCTActtaaagcctccataactatgacaaataAAAGAGG
This window of the Juglans regia cultivar Chandler chromosome 12, Walnut 2.0, whole genome shotgun sequence genome carries:
- the LOC108992488 gene encoding uncharacterized protein LOC108992488 isoform X3, translated to MRMFNSWLNLFWIFLHLFIFQFSPRISAIRKDIGFLEKPICRNTVQGRYLLSDDNESGCCPGKAEKFSCHGCNLLSQCCNSYEFCVSCCLNPSRTQKEQVLKVKIAKQATAGTYAGVFDFCAGRCRHNSESVVHENAYLSDFHHCFSLPSNSSGAGNTQLEGRLNGINVIVGRQSESCDSVCKSNGQSCVPNKLLVLNQCEIMQKYMTCKGACLASMGADQPAEVVDDAPKNLNPGACLFTRAQAMLSCDGSHPFTRRLCPCA